Proteins encoded within one genomic window of Patescibacteria group bacterium:
- the proB gene encoding glutamate 5-kinase, translating to MRLIIKLGSNVLLHGEPQLNQGWLNQVAEQCAALKQAGHELVIVCSGAASIGKQHVQLTPEEKSKYTTMARRQLYAAVGQPYLIHALIEAFNQVNITVAQALLTRNTFSELNRYYNTTAVFKHMLEEGIVPIVNGNDVVTTLELSSGGNDGLAAVIAIALDADRLVLLTNTDGVYDKNPFADKTAKKFHSVKQPDVLLRMLSTETSDVGTGGMYAKVEAARLAWYAGIQTVIANGMNLTTYTLLADNDPPGTVFTPQAVPSRSEQAKIRWFLSSRNNFGSVVIDVGAEDAIKQRKSLLAVGITEVKGDFKNGDIISIENQAGQIIACGLVAYDADTVKKKRPLEKPLIHADKLKLLYV from the coding sequence ATGCGGCTTATTATTAAGCTTGGTTCGAACGTCTTACTGCATGGTGAGCCACAATTAAATCAAGGTTGGTTAAACCAAGTGGCCGAGCAGTGTGCGGCTTTAAAACAAGCCGGCCATGAACTAGTGATTGTGTGTTCTGGTGCCGCTAGTATTGGTAAACAACACGTCCAACTAACCCCAGAAGAAAAGAGTAAATACACCACCATGGCACGACGCCAACTTTACGCTGCTGTTGGTCAGCCGTATTTGATTCATGCTTTAATTGAAGCCTTTAATCAGGTAAATATCACAGTGGCGCAAGCTTTACTCACCCGTAATACTTTTTCTGAATTGAATCGCTATTACAACACCACAGCTGTTTTTAAACACATGTTAGAAGAAGGTATAGTACCAATCGTGAATGGTAACGATGTAGTTACCACACTTGAATTATCCTCCGGTGGTAACGACGGTTTAGCTGCTGTTATCGCCATTGCTTTAGACGCTGATCGGTTAGTTCTGCTCACTAACACTGACGGCGTATATGACAAAAACCCTTTTGCCGATAAGACTGCGAAAAAATTTCATTCGGTTAAACAGCCCGATGTGCTTTTACGCATGTTGAGTACCGAAACTTCCGATGTTGGTACTGGCGGCATGTATGCCAAAGTGGAAGCAGCGCGCTTAGCGTGGTATGCCGGCATTCAAACTGTGATTGCTAATGGTATGAATCTTACTACCTACACTTTACTGGCCGATAATGACCCACCCGGCACTGTCTTCACTCCACAGGCCGTACCGAGCCGCTCTGAACAAGCTAAGATTCGCTGGTTTTTATCGTCCCGGAATAATTTTGGCAGTGTGGTGATAGATGTCGGTGCCGAAGATGCCATTAAACAACGCAAGAGTTTACTCGCGGTTGGCATTACCGAGGTAAAAGGTGATTTTAAAAATGGAGATATTATATCGATCGAAAATCAAGCCGGGCAAATTATCGCCTGCGGTTTAGTGGCTTACGATGCCGATACTGTTAAGAAAAAACGTCCTTTAGAAAAACCATTAATTCATGCTGATAAATTGAAATTACTTTATGTCTAA
- the mltG gene encoding endolytic transglycosylase MltG, producing the protein MKAITKWLLAFTLATCLLATILFTWYIVRVNQVITLTEPVNIEIPAGGTEATARALQEAGIINSPWAFIIHATLTGQRAELKAGTYHISGHVNIPAVINIISQQTALQNEVVITLLEGWSTEQMGDELAKQLPFTSAQYVQAAKAKQAEGRLFPDTYRFFIDATPEQVVETQLDNFKTKYTAEMKAAAKLNDRTVDQIVILASIVEKEARTLTDKGLVAGVFWKRIDAGKRLESDVTLNYITGKNSTFVPLSDTEIDSPYNTYRNAGLPPGPISNPGYDALYAATYPTESNYWYFLATPDGEMKYAETYEQHLVYKNQYYP; encoded by the coding sequence ATGAAGGCAATAACCAAATGGTTGTTGGCCTTTACCCTAGCTACTTGTCTCCTAGCTACTATTTTATTCACCTGGTACATCGTGCGTGTTAATCAAGTGATTACCTTAACAGAACCGGTTAATATTGAAATTCCAGCTGGTGGCACTGAAGCAACGGCTAGAGCCCTACAAGAAGCTGGTATCATTAACTCACCTTGGGCCTTTATTATTCACGCTACTTTAACCGGACAACGGGCTGAATTAAAAGCTGGCACCTATCATATATCTGGCCATGTAAATATCCCGGCTGTGATTAATATTATTTCTCAACAAACTGCTTTGCAAAACGAAGTAGTAATAACTTTATTAGAAGGCTGGAGTACCGAACAAATGGGTGATGAATTGGCCAAACAGTTACCGTTTACTAGTGCACAATATGTCCAAGCGGCTAAAGCGAAACAAGCTGAGGGTAGGCTTTTTCCGGATACATATAGATTTTTTATTGATGCCACACCAGAACAAGTTGTAGAAACACAATTAGATAATTTTAAAACAAAATATACCGCTGAGATGAAAGCGGCCGCTAAACTCAATGATCGCACGGTTGATCAAATTGTGATATTAGCCAGTATTGTCGAAAAAGAAGCGCGCACTTTAACAGATAAAGGTTTGGTAGCGGGGGTTTTTTGGAAAAGAATTGATGCCGGTAAGCGGTTAGAATCTGATGTGACATTAAATTATATTACCGGTAAAAACTCAACCTTTGTGCCATTATCCGATACAGAAATAGATTCGCCGTATAATACCTATCGTAATGCCGGTTTACCACCTGGGCCAATTAGTAATCCTGGCTATGATGCGTTATACGCAGCGACCTATCCAACCGAATCTAATTACTGGTATTTCTTAGCCACCCCAGACGGCGAGATGAAATACGCCGAAACCTATGAACAACATTTAGTTTATAAAAATCAATACTACCCATGA
- a CDS encoding glutamate-5-semialdehyde dehydrogenase yields the protein MNLTKQLVKTKQASRIIAGLTTQQKNLVLKKLSLVLVQNTTLILRANKKDISNLPVGYTMLDRLTLTESRIKSMADGLINVIKLPDPIGEILETRTMPSRIYIKRQRVPLGVVAVIYEARPNVTIEVFSLCFKTGNAVILKGGHDAFYTNQTLIRIIHKILKSEKISPSCALMLDSSDRSLTTQLLQAHSLVDVIIPRGSNRLIQYVRATATIPVIETGAGVCHTFVERSADIKIASRVIVNAKTRRPSVCNTLDCLVVEQVISKKLYAVLLPKLIQHQVLIKADQFSFNILKKIYPKNLLELSDNSDYGKEFLALTLSIKTVPSFQTGFDFIQKYTSGHSEALITQNKIKAKQFQEKVDAAAVYVNTSTAFTDGAEFGLGAEIGISTQKLHARGPMGLVALTTYKWLVNSAGAIRQP from the coding sequence ATGAATCTTACAAAACAATTAGTTAAAACCAAACAAGCCAGCCGGATAATAGCTGGTTTAACAACGCAACAAAAAAATCTGGTCTTAAAAAAACTAAGTTTAGTACTTGTTCAAAATACCACCCTAATATTGCGCGCCAATAAAAAAGATATTAGTAATTTGCCTGTGGGTTACACCATGCTGGATCGGCTGACATTAACCGAATCTAGAATTAAGTCTATGGCTGATGGTTTAATTAATGTGATTAAATTGCCCGACCCCATTGGTGAAATATTGGAAACACGAACCATGCCCTCGAGAATATATATCAAACGACAACGAGTGCCGCTGGGCGTCGTGGCGGTAATTTATGAAGCACGACCGAACGTCACCATTGAGGTATTTAGTCTCTGTTTCAAAACTGGCAATGCCGTTATTCTCAAAGGTGGTCACGATGCTTTTTATACCAATCAAACACTGATTAGAATAATTCATAAAATTTTAAAATCCGAAAAAATTTCACCTAGTTGTGCACTAATGCTTGATTCTTCAGATCGATCTCTCACCACTCAACTATTACAAGCCCATAGTTTAGTTGATGTGATTATACCACGCGGTAGTAATCGCTTAATACAATATGTCCGTGCTACGGCAACAATACCAGTGATAGAAACTGGAGCTGGTGTGTGTCATACTTTTGTGGAACGATCAGCCGATATTAAAATAGCCAGCCGAGTGATTGTGAATGCAAAAACCAGACGACCAAGCGTGTGTAATACTTTAGATTGTTTAGTAGTCGAACAAGTTATCTCTAAAAAACTCTATGCTGTTTTATTACCTAAATTAATTCAACATCAGGTTCTTATTAAAGCTGATCAATTTAGTTTTAATATCTTAAAAAAGATTTATCCGAAAAATTTATTAGAATTATCAGATAACAGTGATTACGGTAAAGAATTTTTAGCTCTCACATTATCTATAAAAACCGTCCCATCTTTTCAGACTGGCTTTGATTTTATCCAAAAATACACTTCCGGCCACTCAGAAGCGCTTATCACACAAAATAAAATTAAAGCTAAACAGTTTCAGGAAAAAGTTGATGCTGCCGCTGTCTATGTGAATACATCTACGGCGTTTACCGATGGGGCTGAGTTTGGTTTAGGTGCTGAAATTGGTATCTCTACCCAAAAACTCCATGCCCGCGGACCGATGGGTTTAGTGGCTTTGACTACTTACAAATGGTTAGTCAACAGTGCCGGGGCTATTCGACAGCCATAA
- the rplJ gene encoding 50S ribosomal protein L10, with product MPKNRAQKAQLLEAITGALNHKGVVFFSHTGLKVTDLEALRKDMRKENSTVMVAKRNLLLLALKQQGIAVDAAQLDGAVAVAVGDDEITPAKVVATFKKKHEAVAFFGGLMEHRFMTAAEVQQLSTLPGKQELLAKLVGSLQSPMTGMVNVLVGNVRGLVTALDAIRAQKV from the coding sequence ATGCCAAAAAATCGAGCGCAAAAAGCGCAATTGCTTGAGGCAATAACGGGCGCACTCAATCATAAAGGGGTCGTGTTTTTTTCCCATACTGGGTTAAAAGTCACAGATCTAGAAGCTTTGCGCAAAGACATGCGCAAAGAAAACAGTACTGTGATGGTGGCTAAACGCAACTTATTATTACTCGCTTTAAAACAGCAAGGCATAGCAGTTGACGCAGCACAGTTGGATGGAGCCGTCGCCGTCGCCGTGGGTGATGACGAAATCACTCCAGCCAAAGTGGTAGCCACATTCAAGAAGAAACACGAAGCAGTAGCTTTCTTCGGAGGGTTAATGGAACATCGTTTCATGACCGCCGCTGAAGTGCAACAGCTTTCCACCTTACCAGGTAAGCAAGAGTTATTAGCCAAATTAGTTGGTTCACTCCAGTCGCCCATGACTGGTATGGTCAACGTCTTGGTCGGTAATGTCCGCGGCCTGGTTACAGCATTGGATGCGATTCGTGCCCAAAAAGTGTAG
- the rplL gene encoding 50S ribosomal protein L7/L12, whose amino-acid sequence MSDEVKKDEVVEVPAKFKDLVEQIEKMSVLDLADLVKILEKKFGVSAAAPMAMMAMPGAGAAAPVEEKDSFNVELTEVGANKIAVIKVVREVTALGLKEAKDLVDGAPKVVKEDVKKEEAEAMKKKIEESGAKVTLK is encoded by the coding sequence ATGTCAGACGAAGTAAAAAAGGATGAAGTAGTAGAAGTGCCGGCCAAATTTAAAGACTTGGTCGAACAAATTGAAAAAATGTCCGTGTTGGATTTGGCTGACTTAGTCAAAATTCTAGAGAAAAAATTTGGTGTCTCAGCCGCTGCGCCTATGGCTATGATGGCTATGCCCGGAGCTGGTGCCGCTGCTCCCGTGGAAGAGAAAGATTCTTTCAATGTTGAATTAACTGAAGTTGGTGCCAATAAAATCGCCGTGATTAAAGTCGTGCGTGAGGTGACAGCGTTAGGGTTAAAAGAAGCTAAAGACCTAGTCGACGGTGCTCCAAAAGTCGTTAAAGAAGACGTCAAGAAAGAGGAGGCCGAAGCCATGAAAAAGAAAATCGAAGAATCCGGTGCCAAGGTAACGTTGAAATAG
- a CDS encoding putative metal-binding motif-containing protein, whose amino-acid sequence MTLKNIVISLALVVGCKMGPVQECDSDSDCFETNTNSDTDTDADTDTDADADTDTDSDTDTTETDVDNDGDGYTVDGGDCNDANASVHPGATEYCNGVDDDCNGSIDDNDTDGDGYVSDDCTSYDGVAGLPGGDCADSIGTTASWSNSDIHPGQLEMYDWIDTNCDGTADDGCSMLCDTDGDGYENFEQGSGPEFECVDASFVADQSASSSPFDTTISWTYASSGVVYSGVNATCEMTAAQQVDPSTWRTITSIQAEMATR is encoded by the coding sequence ATGACGCTCAAAAACATCGTGATCTCGCTCGCGCTCGTCGTCGGTTGCAAGATGGGCCCGGTGCAGGAATGTGACTCGGACTCGGACTGCTTCGAAACCAACACCAACTCCGATACCGACACCGACGCGGACACGGACACGGACGCCGACGCTGATACGGACACGGACTCCGACACCGATACCACCGAAACCGACGTGGACAACGACGGCGACGGGTACACCGTGGACGGCGGGGACTGCAACGACGCCAACGCCAGCGTCCACCCGGGCGCGACCGAGTACTGCAACGGCGTCGACGACGACTGCAACGGGTCGATCGACGACAATGACACCGACGGGGACGGGTACGTCTCCGACGACTGCACGTCATATGACGGAGTCGCCGGCCTCCCCGGTGGTGATTGCGCGGATTCGATCGGGACGACGGCGTCCTGGTCGAACAGCGATATCCACCCGGGGCAGTTGGAAATGTACGACTGGATCGACACTAACTGCGACGGCACCGCCGACGATGGATGTAGTATGTTGTGCGACACCGACGGCGACGGATACGAGAATTTCGAACAGGGCAGCGGGCCCGAGTTCGAGTGCGTGGACGCGTCGTTCGTGGCGGATCAGTCCGCCTCGAGCAGCCCGTTCGATACGACGATCTCGTGGACGTATGCCTCCAGCGGAGTGGTTTACTCCGGTGTGAACGCAACGTGCGAAATGACGGCGGCCCAGCAGGTCGATCCGTCAACCTGGAGGACGATCACGTCCATCCAGGCCGAGATGGCCACCCGCTAA
- a CDS encoding undecaprenyl-diphosphate phosphatase, producing MISNIDFYYAAILGFIQGVTEFLPISSSGHLLLLHELFNFEAGDALTFDIALHVGTLLTICLYFGKDIINYAKTQPKLLYMAAISSIPAGIIGALFGDLIDQTFRFDWVVVIMLVVVAIIFLLVEKFSKQATNLEQLTWKQAMIMGCVQALALIPGTSRSGITMSFGMLFGLKRVAAARFSFIMVIPLLLGLTVKKGYDLSQASLSNHDLLVMLLGASVAAVVGLFCIRFLLVYFQRYTLKPFAYYRIILAVVVSLVLFL from the coding sequence ATGATTAGCAACATAGATTTTTATTATGCAGCCATTCTCGGCTTTATACAAGGGGTAACGGAGTTTTTACCAATCTCCTCGTCGGGTCATTTATTGTTATTGCATGAGTTATTTAACTTTGAGGCGGGTGACGCCTTAACTTTTGACATCGCTCTGCATGTTGGTACTTTACTAACAATTTGTTTATATTTTGGTAAAGATATAATTAATTATGCCAAGACTCAACCAAAATTATTGTACATGGCTGCCATTAGTTCTATCCCAGCCGGTATTATCGGTGCGTTATTTGGGGATTTAATTGATCAAACGTTTCGATTTGATTGGGTAGTGGTTATTATGTTGGTAGTAGTGGCGATTATATTCTTATTAGTTGAAAAATTTTCTAAACAAGCTACTAATTTAGAACAATTAACCTGGAAACAAGCCATGATAATGGGTTGTGTACAAGCTTTAGCCTTAATACCCGGTACATCGCGCTCTGGTATTACTATGTCTTTTGGTATGTTATTTGGTTTAAAGAGGGTAGCGGCCGCTCGGTTCTCTTTTATTATGGTGATTCCATTATTATTGGGTTTAACTGTGAAGAAGGGGTATGATTTAAGCCAAGCATCATTATCTAATCATGATCTTTTAGTGATGTTGTTAGGTGCTAGTGTAGCAGCGGTAGTTGGTTTATTTTGTATTCGCTTTTTATTAGTGTATTTTCAACGCTACACCTTAAAACCCTTCGCCTATTATCGCATTATTTTGGCGGTGGTTGTCAGCCTAGTGCTTTTCCTTTAG
- a CDS encoding pyrroline-5-carboxylate reductase dimerization domain-containing protein → MSNVFKVAIIGGGNMGSIIHELIPDSIIITRQTFLTTLWDQYNCIVFAIKPQDFKTLSPLPFASKLIISVMASITTGQINTITGSNQIIRCMPNTTIQVGVGMTVWCQTNQVTPDQTNWFTKLLTKKTKLLQVENDDWIDKSTAISGCGPAYLLTILQIYMSAAQDLGFTPEQSKLLVEQTYKGTLALIENNQEDIETLKNRLATKGGITEEALKVFEKNNLSGIWREAIQVAYQRAKDLSHS, encoded by the coding sequence ATGTCTAATGTGTTTAAGGTAGCCATTATTGGTGGTGGCAACATGGGTTCTATTATTCATGAATTAATACCCGATAGTATTATCATTACTCGTCAAACTTTCTTAACCACTTTGTGGGATCAATATAACTGTATTGTGTTTGCCATTAAACCCCAAGATTTTAAAACTTTATCTCCCCTGCCGTTTGCAAGTAAATTAATCATCTCAGTGATGGCTAGCATCACAACTGGTCAGATTAATACCATCACTGGCAGTAATCAAATTATAAGATGTATGCCAAACACTACCATTCAAGTTGGTGTTGGTATGACTGTGTGGTGCCAAACAAACCAGGTGACACCAGATCAAACCAATTGGTTCACAAAGTTATTAACAAAAAAAACTAAATTATTACAGGTAGAAAATGATGATTGGATTGATAAAAGTACCGCTATTAGTGGTTGTGGACCGGCTTATCTCTTAACTATTCTACAAATTTATATGTCTGCTGCACAAGACTTAGGTTTTACTCCTGAGCAAAGTAAACTATTAGTGGAACAAACTTATAAAGGTACACTAGCATTAATTGAAAATAATCAAGAAGATATTGAAACTTTAAAAAATAGATTAGCCACCAAGGGTGGTATAACAGAAGAAGCTTTAAAAGTGTTTGAAAAAAACAATTTATCTGGTATTTGGCGTGAGGCTATTCAAGTGGCTTATCAACGTGCCAAAGATTTATCACACTCATGA
- a CDS encoding divergent PAP2 family protein, which yields MLLIIPFVSLIITQLIKMAIDTFYYHRPTSLNTYGGMPSGHSALFASLTTLAGLTQGFDSFLFALSFFFYLVIIRDAAGIRQQLGKQGKMLGDLLTEHAKDHHHSIPHDLIVTRLGHTPWQIAVGSLCGVVFTLLQYAAYY from the coding sequence ATGTTGCTAATCATACCGTTTGTTAGCCTGATTATAACACAGCTGATAAAAATGGCTATTGATACCTTTTACTATCATCGGCCAACCTCTTTGAATACTTATGGTGGTATGCCCTCTGGCCATTCAGCTTTATTTGCATCCTTAACCACTTTAGCTGGTCTCACCCAAGGGTTCGATTCTTTTTTGTTTGCGCTCAGTTTCTTTTTCTATTTAGTGATTATTCGTGACGCGGCTGGTATTCGCCAACAACTGGGTAAACAAGGCAAAATGTTAGGAGATTTATTAACTGAACATGCCAAAGATCATCATCATAGTATTCCACATGATTTGATTGTGACGCGCTTAGGGCATACTCCCTGGCAAATTGCCGTAGGCAGTTTATGTGGAGTGGTTTTTACTTTGCTTCAATATGCGGCTTATTATTAA
- the pyrH gene encoding UMP kinase, translating into MNTIIISLGGSLIFNEVTKQPSVERIRIYSKWLKRLSAHQRVIVVVGGGIPARQYITAGKTFTKSSAQLDELGIAVSRINAHLLQLACGQSADKKIISDPRVILPKQKKIFIGAGWKPGRSTDYDAVMLAVKNKVDTVYNLSNITYLYNKDPKKYSAAVKITDITWPDLQLIIGKTWQPGLNVPFDPIAAQLAAKHKLTVKIMNGQKVGDLKHFVGTVIHS; encoded by the coding sequence ATGAACACAATTATTATTTCCCTTGGTGGATCACTTATATTTAATGAAGTCACAAAACAACCGTCGGTTGAACGAATTAGAATCTACAGTAAATGGTTAAAACGTTTAAGTGCACACCAGCGCGTTATTGTAGTGGTGGGTGGTGGTATTCCGGCGCGACAATATATCACAGCCGGTAAGACATTCACAAAAAGTTCAGCTCAACTTGATGAATTAGGTATTGCTGTGTCTCGGATTAATGCACACTTATTACAGTTGGCGTGTGGTCAGTCGGCGGATAAAAAAATAATTAGTGATCCAAGAGTAATCTTACCAAAGCAAAAAAAGATTTTCATTGGGGCTGGTTGGAAGCCAGGTCGATCGACCGATTATGATGCCGTGATGTTAGCGGTGAAAAATAAAGTTGATACAGTATATAATTTATCTAACATCACTTATCTTTACAATAAAGATCCTAAAAAATATAGTGCTGCCGTAAAAATTACTGATATCACCTGGCCAGATTTACAACTTATCATTGGTAAAACCTGGCAGCCCGGTTTGAATGTACCATTCGATCCAATTGCTGCGCAGCTGGCCGCCAAACATAAGTTGACCGTTAAAATCATGAATGGCCAAAAGGTGGGGGATTTGAAACACTTTGTTGGGACAGTGATACATTCCTGA
- a CDS encoding sugar phosphate nucleotidyltransferase: protein MYVVIRAGGVGTRLWPISRNRKPKQLHALTSSKTMLQEAIERVLDVVPLEHIYVSCNSATEPVVRTELGAVLEHNLIIEPALRDTAAAVGLETIMIAKDHPEAIIASLGSDHSIKDNLEFQRILQVAEQAIIAHPDHILCIGIPPTHADTGFGYIELDDLITPEVYNVMSFKEKPTEVKAREFVRAGNYLWNANMFVWRADTLLKLYEQYLPDMYELLVQIQEHPDQLNTIYPKLKKIAIDYAIIEKTNKILAVPGKFGWNDIGDWARLKDELVPTEIQNYSKGNHTDIGSQNTLVFSETDRLIATIDTHDLVIVDTPDALLVCNKYSSQKVKDLVEQLKTNKQDHLL from the coding sequence ATGTATGTAGTCATTAGAGCCGGTGGCGTTGGAACACGATTATGGCCGATTTCGCGTAACCGTAAACCAAAACAATTACACGCCCTAACGAGCAGCAAAACCATGTTACAAGAGGCGATTGAACGCGTGTTAGATGTTGTACCTTTGGAGCATATTTATGTGTCGTGCAATTCCGCCACTGAACCGGTGGTGCGAACGGAGTTGGGTGCTGTCCTTGAGCATAACTTGATTATAGAACCGGCGTTACGCGATACCGCTGCGGCGGTCGGTTTAGAAACCATCATGATCGCGAAAGATCATCCTGAAGCCATTATTGCCAGTTTGGGCTCTGATCACAGCATAAAAGATAACCTTGAGTTTCAAAGAATTTTGCAGGTAGCCGAGCAAGCTATTATTGCACATCCGGATCATATTTTGTGTATTGGCATTCCACCCACTCATGCCGACACCGGCTTTGGTTATATTGAATTAGACGATCTAATTACACCGGAGGTTTACAATGTAATGTCGTTCAAAGAAAAACCTACTGAAGTCAAAGCTAGAGAGTTTGTGCGCGCTGGAAATTATTTATGGAATGCTAATATGTTTGTGTGGCGCGCTGATACCCTTTTAAAATTATATGAGCAGTATTTACCGGATATGTATGAGTTACTTGTTCAGATACAAGAGCACCCTGATCAGTTAAATACAATATATCCCAAATTAAAGAAGATCGCGATTGATTATGCCATTATTGAGAAAACCAATAAGATATTAGCTGTCCCGGGAAAATTTGGTTGGAACGATATCGGTGATTGGGCAAGGCTAAAAGATGAATTAGTGCCAACTGAGATTCAAAATTATAGTAAGGGTAATCACACTGATATTGGTAGTCAAAACACGCTGGTGTTTTCTGAAACTGACCGGTTAATTGCTACTATCGACACCCACGATTTAGTTATTGTTGATACACCAGATGCTTTGCTCGTTTGTAATAAATATTCTAGCCAAAAAGTAAAAGATCTAGTTGAACAGCTCAAGACTAATAAACAGGATCACTTATTATGA
- a CDS encoding Wzz/FepE/Etk N-terminal domain-containing protein, whose protein sequence is MNYLRIVFAHWIAILFITTAAAALTVGLSFIPTQMYSSEVSLLIVQKQAQYVDPYTSQKAAEKLGQNLVNVIDSFDFLNRVLATGTVSPDLFSASTDARKKQWEAMTDAEMFSNTGVLHITAYAPTAGAAEDVVMAMSTVLTTNSSDYHGGGDTVEIKLIDGPVTSDSPVKPNIPLNGAIAAVLGLIASAAVFIVYEETKRLQDEQAKVRYVQTVTPGRDVPPARLYDDRIEKSDQIIEPQYKVLDEYPKQPYVYGAELKDEEPRQGAGEPRQGAGEPVSMQDHLKK, encoded by the coding sequence ATGAATTATCTTCGCATTGTCTTTGCCCATTGGATTGCCATATTGTTCATCACCACTGCGGCCGCGGCGCTTACGGTCGGGTTATCTTTTATTCCTACCCAGATGTATTCATCGGAGGTGTCTTTATTGATTGTGCAGAAACAAGCGCAGTATGTTGACCCTTACACATCACAGAAAGCTGCCGAAAAGTTGGGGCAAAATTTAGTGAATGTGATCGACTCATTTGATTTTTTAAACCGCGTTTTGGCCACCGGCACAGTCTCACCCGATTTATTTAGTGCTTCCACTGATGCCCGTAAAAAACAATGGGAAGCCATGACTGATGCGGAAATGTTTAGTAACACTGGTGTGTTGCATATCACCGCTTATGCCCCCACCGCCGGTGCCGCTGAAGATGTGGTGATGGCCATGAGTACAGTGCTCACTACTAATTCATCAGATTATCATGGTGGGGGAGATACCGTTGAGATTAAGCTCATCGATGGGCCGGTCACATCGGATAGTCCGGTAAAACCAAACATTCCATTAAATGGTGCGATTGCGGCTGTGTTAGGCCTAATCGCCTCGGCGGCTGTATTTATTGTTTATGAAGAAACCAAACGGTTACAAGATGAACAAGCCAAGGTGAGGTATGTGCAAACCGTCACGCCTGGTAGAGACGTGCCGCCGGCACGTCTCTACGATGATCGGATTGAAAAATCTGATCAAATCATAGAGCCCCAATATAAGGTATTAGATGAATACCCCAAACAGCCATATGTGTATGGTGCGGAATTGAAGGATGAAGAACCTCGCCAAGGGGCGGGTGAACCTCGCCAAGGGGCGGGTGAACCGGTGTCGATGCAGGATCATTTGAAAAAATAG
- a CDS encoding winged helix-turn-helix domain-containing protein: protein MLESLFGSRTRVKLLRLFLSHSEQRWFVRELTRVVQEQINSVRRELGHLEQLGLITSAQEQRKKYYRVNTNFTLYPELKALFIKARVTLEKDVIEKLCRAAKVRYVSLHGYFVDDTDSVVDLFVIGDMTERQLQQLLDDFKQQFGRELRYTHMTLAEYKYRHDVTDKFLFNILHSKHIVLFDQLTK from the coding sequence ATGTTGGAATCATTATTCGGCTCCCGGACTCGGGTAAAGTTATTACGTCTATTTTTAAGCCACTCTGAGCAACGCTGGTTTGTCCGTGAATTAACGCGCGTGGTGCAAGAACAAATCAACTCGGTTAGGCGGGAGCTGGGTCATTTAGAGCAGTTAGGTTTAATTACCTCAGCTCAAGAACAACGTAAAAAATATTATCGCGTGAACACGAATTTTACACTCTATCCGGAATTAAAAGCCTTATTCATTAAAGCGCGCGTCACTTTAGAAAAAGATGTGATTGAGAAATTATGTCGCGCGGCCAAAGTACGCTATGTCAGTTTACACGGTTATTTTGTGGATGACACTGATAGTGTGGTTGATTTGTTCGTCATTGGTGATATGACCGAACGTCAGTTGCAACAACTGTTGGATGATTTCAAACAACAGTTTGGCCGTGAGTTACGCTATACACACATGACCCTGGCCGAATACAAATATCGGCATGATGTGACTGACAAGTTTTTGTTTAACATCCTACATAGTAAGCACATTGTCTTGTTTGACCAACTAACAAAGTAA